From a region of the Sminthopsis crassicaudata isolate SCR6 chromosome 6, ASM4859323v1, whole genome shotgun sequence genome:
- the SCGB1A1 gene encoding uteroglobin codes for MKLTVVCSMLALVLCYSWASADSCPTFPQIAEILIKGTAQEYLESIQCFQPDEAMQAAGKLLKEQVDILSNVTKTDIMRLMEKILTQN; via the exons ATGAAGCTGACCGTTGTTTGCAGCATGCTCGCCCTGGTCCTCTGCTACAGCTGGG CTTCTGCCGACAGTTGCCCAACTTTCCCTCAAATTGCTGAAATCCTCATCAAGGGCACAGCCCAGGAGTATCTCGAATCCATCCAGTGTTTCCAACCGGATGAGGCCATGCAGGCAGCTGGGAAGCTGCTGAAGGAACAGGTGGACATCCTTTCGAACGTGACCAAAACGGACATCATGAGGCTGATg gaaaAAATCTTGACCCAAAACTAA